The DNA window GGAGGAGTCGCTCCTTCCAACCCCCTTTTCTTTGCCACGCCGGTTTCGCAAAATATCCCGGAGATGCCTGGATCCTGGATTCTTGAGCGGAATTTAGCCATGCTGGTATCGCGGGGAAACGCTTCGACATCAGGGCCTGTTAACCATCACCCTCTTTTGGCCCCTGGCGGCGTTGCAATCCGGTTCGGAATGCTCATGCCGGAGAACTGCACTCCGCTTCCTCACCGTCTTGCGCCTTGCCAGGAACCAAAATCTGGCGATTGTTAACACGCTCTAACGGGCGAAAAGGATGTGACATGGGCATGAAGATTTTGCTGGTGGGAAGTGGCGGGCGTGAACACGCCCTGGCCTGGAAGATTGCCCGTTCTCCCCTGGTGGAGCGTCTGTGGTGTGCCCCGGGCAACGCCGGCATGGCTCGGGAGGGCAAATGTGTCTCCATTCAGGCGGATGATGTGGATGCCCTGGTGCGTTTCGCCAGGGAGAAGCAGATCGATCTGGTGGTGGTGGGGCCGGAAGTATCCCTGGTGCTGGGCCTGGTGGATGCCCTGAATGCGGTCGGCATCGCCGCCTTCGGTCCGAGTCGGGCGGCGGCGGAGATCGAGGGCTCCAAGGTCTTCATGAAACAGGTGTTGAACAAGGCGGGCATTCTGACGGCGGGTCACGGGGTATTCACCGACATTCAGGCGGCCCGGGCCTATGTGCAGGGGCAGGGAGCGCCCATCGTGATCAAGGCATCGGGTCTGGCGGCGGGCAAGGGGGTGACGGTTTGCCACTCCCTGCCGATGGCCATGGAGACCCTGAACCGCATCATGGTGCAGCGGGAGTTGGGCAGCGCCGGCGAAACCGTGGTGGTCGAGGAGTATCTGGAAGGGGAGGAGGCCTCTTTCCTCGTTCTGGTGGATGGCAAGAACGTCATTCCCCTGGCCGGTTGCCAGGACCATAAAGCACTGGGAGAGGGGGACACCGGTCCCAACACCGGCGGCATGGGGGCCTACTCCCCGGCGCCGGTGTTGAGTCAGCGCCTGACCCAGCGGGTTCTCGATCAGATCATCGAACCCACGGTGGCCACCCTGGCCGCCATGGGGCGTCCCTATCGCGGGGTGCTGTATGCGGGACTGATGATCGACGGATCGCGGATTCAGGTGTTGGAGTACAACGCCCGCTTCGGAGATCCGGAGACCCAGCCTCTCATGATGCGGATGAAGTCCGATCTGGTGCCGCTGATGATGGCGGCTTCCGGCGGTTCGCTGGCGGATTGCGCCATCGAGTGGGATCCGCGCACGGCGTTGTGCGTGGTGATGGCCTCCGGGGGGTATCCCATGTCGTATCGCAAGGGGTTGCCGATTTCCGGTTTGGATACGGTGGCCAATCTGGAGGATGTGCAGGTTTTTCATGCCGGCACCGCCCAGAAGGGTCAGACGCTGGTTACCGACGGCGGGCGGGTGCTGGGGGTGACGGCCCTGGGCGAAAACGCCACGGCGGCGCGGCAACGGGCTTACGAGGCGGTACGTCTCATTCGTTGGGAAGAGGCCTATTACCGGCGGGATATCGGTTATCGGGCGGTGGCGCGGGAAGCGGAAGAGGAGTATCCGGACCAGGCCTGAGAAATCAATACGGGGGTCCGGGGGATCCCCCCCGGCGGGGTTCGGGGCAGCGCCCCGAGGTGTTGACGTTGACGTAGCGGGTCGAAGCCCTGAAGAAAAGCGCACCAACCCGATCTCCCGCACGATCTTGGTAAATGCTTCGACCCGCCGGAGGGGGCAAGGGGAGGGCCTCATCCTCCCCATCCTTTTTGGACGTGCCCATTCCGCCTTGGTTCGGGTTTGCTTCGAGAGTCATTCTTTTGTTCGAATGGCCCCGGCTTCGTCTTGTTGGTGCGTTCAAGGATG is part of the Magnetococcales bacterium genome and encodes:
- the purD gene encoding phosphoribosylamine--glycine ligase, producing the protein MKILLVGSGGREHALAWKIARSPLVERLWCAPGNAGMAREGKCVSIQADDVDALVRFAREKQIDLVVVGPEVSLVLGLVDALNAVGIAAFGPSRAAAEIEGSKVFMKQVLNKAGILTAGHGVFTDIQAARAYVQGQGAPIVIKASGLAAGKGVTVCHSLPMAMETLNRIMVQRELGSAGETVVVEEYLEGEEASFLVLVDGKNVIPLAGCQDHKALGEGDTGPNTGGMGAYSPAPVLSQRLTQRVLDQIIEPTVATLAAMGRPYRGVLYAGLMIDGSRIQVLEYNARFGDPETQPLMMRMKSDLVPLMMAASGGSLADCAIEWDPRTALCVVMASGGYPMSYRKGLPISGLDTVANLEDVQVFHAGTAQKGQTLVTDGGRVLGVTALGENATAARQRAYEAVRLIRWEEAYYRRDIGYRAVAREAEEEYPDQA